In the Nitrospirales bacterium LBB_01 genome, one interval contains:
- a CDS encoding response regulator, translating into MTENCHKCFSVMLVDDDEDDYLLFRDAIEKLEVPAEITWVSDPEEVNQHLLPKTLPDLIFLDLNMPRKDGFEVLTDLKKDKQFCLIPVIVLTTSNAAEDVERCYLLGVNSYMKKPNEFSQLHRMLKVTFSYWFETALLPKRGQND; encoded by the coding sequence GTGACTGAAAATTGTCACAAGTGTTTTAGTGTAATGCTTGTTGATGATGACGAGGACGATTATCTGCTTTTTCGTGATGCGATAGAAAAATTAGAAGTGCCTGCTGAGATTACCTGGGTTTCAGACCCTGAGGAGGTTAATCAGCATCTCTTACCTAAGACCCTGCCAGACTTGATATTTTTAGATTTGAACATGCCCAGAAAGGATGGATTTGAGGTACTTACCGATTTAAAAAAAGACAAGCAGTTCTGTTTGATTCCCGTGATTGTTCTTACCACATCAAATGCTGCCGAGGATGTTGAAAGGTGTTACCTTCTGGGGGTTAACTCATATATGAAAAAACCCAATGAGTTTTCGCAATTACATAGAATGCTCAAGGTGACTTTCAGTTACTGGTTTGAAACAGCACTACTGCCTAAAAGAGGTCAAAATGACTGA
- a CDS encoding divalent-cation tolerance protein CutA has protein sequence MEHYVVLITTPDADTANVISEAVINENLAKCVNIIKEVNSVFHWDGKINHENETLMIIKTKKENFKSLMKKVKTLHPYTVPEIIALPIVDGSEEYLSWLDS, from the coding sequence ATGGAACACTATGTGGTGCTTATAACCACGCCGGATGCTGATACTGCAAATGTCATATCAGAGGCTGTTATCAACGAAAATCTTGCCAAATGTGTAAATATCATAAAAGAGGTTAACTCAGTTTTTCACTGGGATGGTAAAATTAACCATGAAAATGAGACCCTGATGATTATAAAAACCAAAAAAGAAAATTTCAAATCTCTTATGAAAAAAGTAAAAACCCTGCACCCTTACACTGTGCCTGAAATTATCGCTTTACCGATTGTTGATGGGTCAGAGGAGTATCTTAGTTGGCTTGATTCTTGA
- a CDS encoding AbrB/MazE/SpoVT family DNA-binding domain-containing protein codes for MNILKKEGVVKTITDDLSMCLTNTCCRVEAIVGVDERGQMVLPKDLRQKAKIKGGDKFAVSIWEKDGELCCITLTRVESLVNTIKGQLGTVVKDVT; via the coding sequence ATGAATATTCTTAAAAAGGAAGGTGTTGTGAAAACCATAACCGATGATTTAAGCATGTGTCTAACCAATACGTGCTGCAGGGTTGAGGCCATAGTGGGTGTTGATGAAAGGGGACAGATGGTGCTTCCTAAAGACTTGCGTCAGAAGGCAAAAATAAAAGGCGGCGACAAGTTTGCTGTCAGCATATGGGAAAAAGACGGAGAACTCTGCTGCATCACTCTTACCCGCGTAGAGAGTTTAGTTAACACCATAAAAGGACAACTTGGCACTGTCGTCAAAGATGTTACTTAG
- a CDS encoding helix-turn-helix transcriptional regulator, producing MENINIGSRIKKIRTGRHLTQRMFAKELETSAGYISEIESGKKLPGTEIMLSLMRRFNININWLLSGMGEAFNEKHVHYRVQTRGLTENLPREGLKLWLDEFWSGAKEDERTWLLVQFKKSFPDYAHWIEKNGDLLTELSLHDTGCCIRQIQEEYAMPTFSVNQKQREYGKKEPK from the coding sequence ATGGAGAACATAAATATAGGCAGCCGGATAAAAAAAATTCGGACAGGGAGACATCTGACTCAGCGGATGTTTGCTAAAGAGCTGGAAACATCTGCTGGGTATATAAGTGAGATAGAATCCGGCAAGAAGCTGCCCGGCACTGAAATAATGCTATCTCTGATGCGGCGGTTTAATATAAACATAAATTGGCTGTTAAGCGGCATGGGTGAGGCGTTTAACGAAAAGCATGTCCACTATAGGGTTCAGACAAGAGGGCTTACGGAAAACTTACCGCGGGAGGGATTAAAGCTTTGGCTTGATGAGTTCTGGTCAGGGGCTAAGGAGGATGAGAGGACGTGGCTTTTGGTGCAATTTAAAAAGAGTTTCCCTGATTATGCGCATTGGATAGAAAAAAATGGCGACTTGCTAACCGAACTATCATTACATGACACTGGCTGCTGCATCAGGCAAATCCAGGAGGAGTACGCTATGCCAACTTTTTCCGTAAACCAAAAACAGCGGGAGTATGGCAAAAAAGAGCCTAAGTAA
- a CDS encoding cobyrinate a,c-diamide synthase translates to MKNAFLISAIQSGAGKTTVSLALMACFKHHGLTVTPFKAGPDFIDPGLHRAVTGNHSRNLDRWMCGDSFVREIFNRYGAFADISVVEGVMGLFDGNERSSAQLAKFLGIPVIVVLDCKGMAETVSAVLAGIEAFDKDVNVACVILNRVGSIRHFERLKAAIESHCKSEVFGYISACADIKIPERHLGLFTAEDSIINSDFINSLVSLVKETVDIDKILDRTLINSDSFSESFETVQHNRKVRLAVARDAAFCFYYEDNLELLRSVGIETVFFSPISDKELPEGTCGIYFGGGYPELYSEALSKNEDMRRQVREFSKAGGVVYAECGGLMYLSDGIRTTDGSFYPMCGALPLKCEMRPKLSRLGYREIKLRKDAIIGQKGDILRGHEFHYSDIYEKSTDIENIYENTERAAGFSAKNTLASYIHLHFAGNPSMALRLASEMGFVRLNSSLNFP, encoded by the coding sequence ATGAAAAACGCATTTTTAATCTCAGCAATACAAAGCGGGGCAGGTAAAACCACGGTTTCACTTGCCCTGATGGCGTGTTTTAAGCATCATGGACTGACAGTTACTCCATTTAAGGCAGGCCCAGACTTCATAGACCCCGGTCTTCACAGAGCCGTCACAGGCAATCACTCAAGAAATCTGGACAGGTGGATGTGTGGGGATAGTTTTGTGCGGGAGATTTTTAATAGGTACGGCGCCTTTGCAGATATATCTGTAGTAGAAGGCGTTATGGGGCTTTTTGACGGCAACGAGAGGTCATCGGCGCAGCTCGCAAAGTTTTTGGGCATACCGGTTATCGTTGTTCTGGACTGTAAGGGGATGGCCGAGACCGTATCTGCCGTGTTAGCCGGCATAGAGGCATTTGACAAGGATGTTAATGTTGCCTGTGTGATTTTAAACAGGGTTGGCAGCATCAGGCATTTTGAAAGACTGAAGGCTGCCATAGAATCCCACTGTAAATCGGAGGTGTTTGGCTACATCTCTGCATGTGCCGACATAAAAATACCGGAGCGCCATCTGGGGCTTTTTACAGCAGAGGATTCAATTATCAATTCTGATTTCATTAATAGTCTTGTGTCTTTAGTTAAAGAAACGGTTGACATTGATAAGATTTTGGATAGAACTTTGATTAATTCGGATAGTTTCTCAGAGTCTTTTGAAACTGTACAGCACAATCGCAAAGTGCGCCTTGCGGTGGCACGTGATGCCGCATTTTGTTTCTACTACGAGGACAATCTTGAACTTCTGCGCTCAGTTGGAATAGAGACGGTTTTCTTTAGTCCGATAAGTGACAAGGAGCTGCCGGAGGGCACTTGCGGGATTTATTTTGGCGGTGGGTATCCTGAGCTTTATAGTGAAGCGCTTTCCAAAAATGAAGATATGAGAAGACAGGTACGGGAGTTTTCAAAAGCTGGAGGTGTTGTGTATGCCGAATGCGGCGGCCTTATGTATTTATCTGATGGAATAAGGACAACCGATGGGAGTTTTTATCCGATGTGCGGAGCGCTGCCGCTTAAATGTGAGATGAGACCGAAATTATCCCGACTTGGCTACAGAGAAATTAAACTAAGGAAGGATGCGATAATAGGACAAAAAGGAGACATTTTAAGAGGACATGAGTTTCACTATTCTGATATTTATGAGAAATCCACAGATATTGAAAACATTTATGAAAACACAGAAAGAGCAGCGGGTTTTTCAGCAAAAAACACGCTTGCCAGCTACATACACCTTCACTTTGCCGGAAACCCATCTATGGCGTTAAGATTGGCAAGTGAAATGGGATTCGTGAGACTTAACAGCAGCTTGAACTTTCCTTAG
- a CDS encoding 2,3-bisphosphoglycerate-independent phosphoglycerate mutase has translation MERLKKLKGFAGRKGPLLMIIMDGVGLGKEDETNAVFLAKTPILDKLFKSAFFTSIRAHGEAVGLPSDEDMGNSEVGHNAFGAGRVFAQGAKRVNEDFATGAVFSGKLWNKIAERGKNGGAVHFIGLFSDANVHSNISHLYAMINKLAEVGVKKVRVHPLLDGRDVGPRTALEYVAPLEEALKKIRDEKGFHYVIASGGGRMNVTMDRYEADWRIVKRGWDAHVNGIGTPCKSCADYVNDSYAKDIDDQNMDAFVVVDEAGNPIGRMEDGDSAIFFNFRGDRAIEISKTFDTGPEFDKFDRGRIPDVFYAGMMEYDSDAKVPTNYLVVPPQIDKTVCEYLALESIPMFAISETQKYGHVTYFWNGNRSGYIDEKLEKYMEIPSDKLTFDKAPKMKAYEIAEAVTEALKSGKYRFVRLNFANGDMVGHTGVMEAAITAVETVDECVGKLLQLTESLGGIAVITADHGNSDEMISIKKGKKSVKTSHTLNPVPFVIYDPGYAGEYKLANVEKPGLSNVAATLCNLLGYESPEGYDPSLITFVK, from the coding sequence ATGGAGAGACTGAAAAAACTAAAGGGTTTTGCCGGACGAAAGGGCCCGCTTCTTATGATAATCATGGATGGCGTGGGGCTTGGTAAAGAGGATGAAACCAATGCGGTATTTTTAGCAAAGACACCGATTTTGGATAAACTTTTTAAGAGCGCATTTTTTACCTCGATACGAGCACATGGCGAGGCTGTAGGGCTGCCCTCGGATGAGGATATGGGTAACAGTGAAGTCGGACATAACGCCTTTGGCGCAGGGCGTGTGTTTGCTCAGGGGGCAAAGCGGGTAAATGAAGACTTTGCTACAGGGGCTGTGTTTAGCGGTAAGCTTTGGAACAAAATCGCAGAGCGCGGCAAAAACGGCGGGGCAGTGCATTTTATCGGGCTCTTTTCCGATGCTAACGTTCACTCTAACATCAGCCACCTCTACGCAATGATTAATAAACTTGCCGAGGTTGGAGTGAAAAAAGTACGGGTGCACCCGCTTTTGGACGGCCGCGATGTGGGACCGAGAACCGCCCTTGAGTACGTCGCTCCGCTAGAGGAGGCACTGAAAAAAATCCGTGATGAAAAGGGGTTTCACTACGTTATAGCCTCTGGAGGCGGACGAATGAACGTCACCATGGATAGGTACGAGGCCGATTGGCGGATTGTAAAACGCGGTTGGGATGCTCATGTAAACGGCATCGGCACTCCCTGTAAGTCCTGCGCTGACTACGTTAACGATTCCTATGCAAAAGACATTGACGACCAAAACATGGACGCATTCGTTGTCGTGGATGAGGCCGGCAATCCTATTGGCCGCATGGAGGATGGGGACTCAGCAATCTTTTTTAATTTCAGAGGGGACAGGGCAATAGAAATCTCTAAGACGTTTGACACAGGCCCTGAATTTGACAAATTTGACCGTGGGCGCATTCCTGATGTTTTCTATGCCGGCATGATGGAGTATGACTCAGACGCAAAGGTACCGACAAATTATCTTGTTGTGCCGCCTCAGATAGATAAAACCGTCTGTGAGTATCTGGCACTGGAGAGCATTCCGATGTTTGCAATATCTGAAACCCAAAAATACGGCCACGTAACATACTTTTGGAACGGTAACCGCTCAGGATATATAGACGAAAAACTTGAAAAATACATGGAAATTCCATCCGATAAATTGACCTTTGACAAAGCCCCCAAGATGAAAGCGTATGAAATAGCAGAGGCAGTGACTGAGGCTCTTAAATCGGGTAAGTACCGCTTTGTGAGGCTTAATTTTGCTAATGGCGATATGGTTGGGCACACGGGCGTCATGGAGGCAGCTATCACGGCAGTTGAAACGGTTGACGAGTGTGTCGGCAAGCTCCTTCAGTTAACAGAGTCTCTCGGTGGTATAGCTGTCATAACAGCAGACCATGGGAATTCCGATGAGATGATTTCAATTAAAAAGGGTAAAAAATCGGTTAAGACCTCACACACGTTAAATCCTGTGCCATTTGTCATATATGACCCGGGCTATGCCGGTGAGTATAAACTTGCAAATGTGGAAAAACCCGGGCTAAGTAATGTAGCTGCTACTTTGTGTAATCTGCTTGGATATGAAAGCCCAGAGGGTTATGACCCATCGCTGATTACATTTGTTAAATAA
- a CDS encoding acetyl-CoA synthase subunit gamma: METKHWITGTVNTPAGAVYKVSTEITNAELLEHLLCRVSGFRNSYTVTPGLYAVGEPNQDSHVVVTANYKLTFDKVRESLAGENVWIMALDTKGINVWCAAGKGTFGTEELIKRILDTQLTVLVTHRKIIVPQLGAPGVSAHVVKKITEFQALYGPVRVSDLKDYIKSGCKATKEMRRVHFSTIDRLVLTPMEIIPAMGIFAVFAVIMFLFFGLSATGINFVSAAKGAFPFLVLALTAILSGAFITPMLLPIIPFKSFAVKGLIVGVLMTWFSKMLFPSLLSTTTELTIFAYIFFPAISSYAALQFTGATTFTGMSGVKKELKYAVPLYITTAVISIVMLALYKVNLWRAL; this comes from the coding sequence ATGGAAACTAAACATTGGATAACCGGCACTGTAAACACACCTGCCGGTGCTGTTTATAAAGTTTCAACCGAAATTACAAACGCCGAGCTTTTAGAGCATCTGCTATGCAGAGTAAGCGGCTTTAGAAACAGTTATACGGTAACTCCGGGTCTTTATGCCGTTGGAGAGCCTAATCAAGACTCACATGTGGTTGTTACTGCTAACTATAAGCTTACCTTTGATAAGGTCAGAGAGTCGCTTGCCGGTGAAAACGTGTGGATAATGGCGCTGGATACAAAGGGGATTAATGTGTGGTGTGCGGCAGGTAAAGGGACATTTGGTACCGAAGAACTGATTAAAAGGATTTTGGATACTCAACTAACAGTATTAGTAACTCATAGAAAAATCATAGTGCCTCAACTTGGCGCTCCCGGCGTCAGCGCCCATGTAGTTAAAAAAATCACAGAATTCCAGGCGCTTTATGGCCCGGTAAGAGTCTCTGACCTTAAAGATTATATTAAATCCGGCTGCAAAGCGACAAAAGAAATGCGACGAGTACACTTTTCAACTATTGACAGATTGGTACTGACCCCGATGGAAATAATCCCTGCAATGGGCATATTTGCTGTCTTTGCCGTTATAATGTTTTTGTTTTTTGGGCTCTCTGCAACAGGAATTAACTTTGTTAGTGCCGCAAAGGGAGCGTTTCCGTTTCTTGTCCTTGCTTTGACGGCTATACTCTCTGGAGCATTCATAACCCCAATGCTCTTGCCTATAATTCCCTTTAAATCGTTTGCCGTGAAGGGATTGATAGTTGGCGTCTTGATGACTTGGTTTTCAAAAATGTTATTTCCTTCTTTACTTTCCACAACAACAGAGCTAACCATCTTTGCGTACATATTTTTCCCTGCGATAAGCTCATATGCGGCTTTGCAATTTACCGGAGCCACTACTTTTACCGGCATGTCGGGAGTTAAGAAGGAATTAAAGTATGCCGTACCGCTTTATATTACAACTGCCGTTATAAGCATCGTTATGCTGGCACTGTATAAAGTTAATCTATGGAGGGCATTATGA
- a CDS encoding 4Fe-4S dicluster domain-containing protein, whose amino-acid sequence MKYLSNVSTLEFYAEKCTGCGMCINVCPHDVFEIRAGKADITDKDKCMECGACVTNCAFGALNVQRGVGCANALINSMIKGGEPSCGCSKESSSCC is encoded by the coding sequence ATGAAATATTTATCAAATGTATCAACTCTTGAGTTCTATGCAGAGAAATGCACCGGATGCGGCATGTGCATAAACGTGTGTCCTCACGATGTGTTTGAAATAAGGGCAGGTAAAGCCGATATAACGGACAAAGACAAGTGCATGGAGTGTGGAGCATGTGTGACAAATTGTGCATTTGGAGCGCTAAATGTGCAAAGAGGCGTAGGATGCGCTAATGCGTTGATTAACAGTATGATTAAAGGCGGCGAGCCATCCTGCGGCTGTTCTAAGGAAAGTTCAAGCTGCTGTTAA